The nucleotide window TGCAGTGGATGTGGAGGGAAAGTGTGAAGGCATCGACGAGGCGCTAGTGAGCTACCTCGGGGAGCACTCTCCCGTGCCGATGACCTATGCGGGCGGCATCCGCCATCTGGCCGATCTCTGCCGCATCCAGGAACTCAGCGGCGGCCGTGTGGATGGCACGGTGGGCAGTGCGCTGGACCTCTTCGGCGGCAGTGGCGCACGCTATGAGGAGCTAGTGGCATGGAATCGGCGTGCCGCAGACGTGGCTACGGCTTGATCACTCCTGGCCGAGGTTGTCTTTGATGATGGAGCCCGCTGCATCACTGAGGTTCAGCGGCTTGCTGCCGGGCGGGAGCTTTTTGCAGCAGTCACGCAGGAGATTGTTCGCGATGAGGAGGCCTTTGCTGCCAGGAGTGGCCTTGACCGCCTCTGTATCCAGCCCGGCAAAGGTATTGCCTGTGATGGTGACATCGGTGGCAGCCTCTAGCAGCACGCCGCCACCGGCGTCGATCTGCATCGGGTTCTGGTGCTCACGCAGCGGGCGCTTCAGCTGACCGCCACCCATGTAGGAGTTGGTGAAGGTGTTTCCCGTGATGCTATCCCGCTCACTGGCGGCAGCTAGCCGCACGCCAAAACCATGGCAGAGCACAAAGGTATTCGCACTGACAGCGCAGCCGCAGGCATCACGCAGGTCGATCCCGCCCTGGAGGTGATGGGCGATGACATTGGCACTGAGCGTGATGCCGTAGCAATCACGGTCGAGGATGATGGCGGTGCCATTGCACTCCTCGATCATGTTCCCAGAGCAAACGCTGCCGTAGGTGTTTTCGATGACGATGCCGTGGCGCAAATGGTCGTCGATATTATTGCCCGTGGCGCAGAGATTGAAGGCATCGACACAGCGCAGGGCGTCTTGGTTTTCCTCAAAGTGATTGCCACTGACCACGATGTCATGACAGCCCGTGATCTGGAGACCCGCGAGCTTGTTGTAGGTGAGGATGCAGTCATTGATGCGTGGATCTTCAAAGCAGTTGTTGAGGTGGATGCCATTGCCGCCGTGGTGGTCGATGGACACGCCTTGGAGGAAGATTTCCTGGATCTTTTCCGCGTAGATGCCGTCACCGCTTTTTTCATTGCCACTGATGCGCAGATTCCCGATCTGCACGCGCCAAAGCTCGGCCTTTTTATCCTTGTCGAGCGTGGGCGGGCGGATGGAGAGCGCAGGCTGGCCCTCGGTGTTTTGATTGATGAGATGCGTGGCGGCACCACTGCCCTCTAGGCGTGTCTCCGCATTGCGCAGGATGAGTGGCTGGCTCAGTGCATAATCCCCCGGCGGAATGACGACGATACCGCCCTTCGCGGGCAGAGCATCCAGCGCGGCCTGGAGCGTCGGATAAGCCGCTGCGTCGATGCGGATGGCATTTTCTGCACGGAGCCCCGCGATGAGGCCGAGGAAGAGTAGAGCAAGCGTGGATTTCATGAGCATGATTTGGAGATGATCCATACGCGGTGAAATGGCCAACCTCCGCCCCACAGGCCACTTTTTCATCACGGGATCACGAGCAGGCACCAAAGACCCGCCGTCCCTCGGGCGTAAAAGGAGCCCCCATCTGCTTTCTTGATCTATCCACGGCTTCGTTGCACCTCTGCACCATATTTGCCCCAGCTATTGGCCGTTCTTCGTTTCCATTTTTTCGCCCACTACACCATGCGCCTCGCTCTCAGCCTCCTTTTCCTCCCCACACTCGTTTTTGCGGCCCCAAAGCCACTTTTCCAATCCAAAGTCATCGATACGAAAACGCCGAACCACAGCGTGGACATCGACGTCTCGCTCGAGGGCGCGAAGGAGCTCTTCCTCGTCGTCACCGATGGCGGCAATGGCTTCACCGCCGATTGGGCGGATTGGGCAGAGCCGCGTCTCATCCTCGCGGATGGCAGTGAGAAAAAACTCACCGAGATCGAGTGGAAGTCGGCGCAGTCTGGTTTTGGCCAAGTCAGCGTCAATGCAAACGCGGGCGGCAAAGAACTCCGCAGCGCGGGCAAGCTCATCGACTACGGCATCGGCACGCATGCCAATAGCGTCATCGCATTCAATCTACCCACAGGCGCAAAGCGCTTCAAAGCACGCGGCGCTCTCGATGAAGGCGGCACGAAGCAGGGAAACAGCAGCAGCGTCACCTTTGCCGTTTACGCCGAAAACCCCGGCCCCATCACCGCCAGCGACACCAACACCGCTGCGCACGAGCCGGAAAACGCCACGCAGCAGCTCGATGTGCACCCCGAGTGCGTCGTGCAGCTCTTCGCCAGCGAGCCCATGATGGCCTCGCCCGCCAGCATCGACATCGACCACCGCGGCCGCGTGTGGGTCTGCGAGGTCGTGAACTACCGCAAGCACAACGGCGAACGCGCCGAGGGCGACCGCATCCTCATCCTCGAAGACACCGATGGCGACGCGAAGGCCGACAAATCCACCGTCTTCCACCAGGGCCGCGATGTGGACAGCGCCCACGGCATCTGCGTCCTCGGCAACAAAGCCCTCATCTCCTGCGGCGACGACGTATTCTGGCTCATCGACGACAACGGCGACGACAAAGCCGACCACAAAGAGCTCATGTTCACGAAGATCGGCGGCGCACAGCACGACCACGGCATCCACGCCTTCCACTTCGGCCCCGATGGCCGCCTCTACTTTAATTTTGGCAACGCCGGCAAACAGCTCTGCGACAAGGACGGCAACCTCATCACCGACATCCACGGCGTGAAGTGCACCAATCAAAACAACCGCCCCTACCAGCAAGGCATGGTCTTCCGCTGCGAGCTCGATGGCAGCAACGTCGAGGTGCTCGCCTGGAACTTCCGCAACAACTGGGAAGTCGCCGTCGATAGCTTCGGCACGATGTGGCAGTCCGACAACGACGACGACGGCAACAAAGGCGTGCGCATCAACTACGTCATGGAGTTCGGCAACTACGGCTACTCCGACGAAATGACCGGCGAAGGCTGGCAGGTCCCGCGCATCGGCTGGGAAAGCGAGATCCCGCAGCGTCACTGGCATCAAAACGACCCCGGCGTCGTCCCGAACATGCTTCTCACCGGCGCAGGCAGCCCCACCGGCATGCAAGTCTATGAAGGCGATCTGCTCCCCAGCATCTTCCACGGCCAGCCCATCCATTGCGACGCCGGACCCAACGTCGTCCGCGGCTACATCACCCAGCCCGACGGCGCCGGCTACAAGGCTGAGATCGTCAACATCCTCGAAGGCACCCAGAACCGCTGGTTCCGCCCCAGCGATGTCGCCGTCGCCCCCGATGGCTCTTTAATTGTCGCCGACTGGTATGACCCCGGAGTCGGCGGTCACGGCATGGGCGATGTGACGCGTGGGAGGTTGTTTCGGGTGACGACGAAGGCGGCGGAAAGATATGTGATGCCAAAGATCAAGTTCATGAGTGATTTGAAGAAGGCTGCTCGCACGCAGTTCACTTCCCCCAATGAGTCTGCCCGCTTTGAAGGATGGCAGATGGTGAAAAACATGGGGGAAACGGGACAGAAGGTAGTGGAAGAGCTATGGGGAGACAGCAGAGCGATTCCGCAGCACCGAGCGCGTGCGCTGTGGGCTTTACAATGTGCTCCAGGGCTTCAGCCCGTGAACCCGACCAAAGTCCAAAATGCTATCGAATCAGCCATATCACCCGCCGACGAGCTAAAGCTCTCAAGTACATTGGCCACCGCCTTCTCCGACCCCAATCCAAATATTCGCATCACCGCCCTCCGCGCCGCCCGCCAGCTCTGGCAGCAAAAACAGCCGGAGAAGCTCCGCGAAGTCATCGCGAAGGTCGTGAACGACAAATCGCCCGCCGTGCGTCGCGAAGCGGCGATTGCGTTGAGGTTTGACCAGAACACTGATGCACCAGCTCTGTGGGCAAGTATTGCTCTCAATTCCTGGAACTACGATCGTTGGATCGTCGAGGCATTGGGAGTCAGCAATGAGGGACGGGAAGAATCGAGGACGGCTTTTATCGGAGACATCGAAAAACAAAATGATGATGGAATCTCCGCTGAACTAATCTTGCGGCAGCGTGATCGCGGCATCCCCGGCTTCATCGCAGACCAACTTGTGGCTGCCGCCGACTCCCAGTCCCAGCATTTTCAGAAACAACCACTTCGGTGTCTCCGCTCCCTCCAACTCCTCCAATACCACCACCGCGAAGAAGTCGCCAAAGCCGCACTGACCATCTTCCTCAAAGCCGACGCCGAAACGGCTCTCGCGGCCACGGCGTTGCTCGACCGCAATGCCATCGCTTCGAATCCGGAGGCCAAGACGCGGCTGGAGGCGCTTTTGAAGCCGGTGATCGGCAAGGCGGACTTTGTGGCCTTGGTCGAAAGGCTCAACCTGACGGGTTTTGAGAAGGAACTGCTCGATTTCATCAGCGCGAACCCGAACGCGCCGGAGTCGGTGAACGCGGCGCGGCTCATCGCGGCGAATCGCGAGGGTGCGCTGCGCTTTTTGAAGGATGCGGACGCGAAATCGGCCAAGGCGCTCATCGCCTCGCTGGGTCGCGTGAGCGATCGCGCGGCGGTGGCGGTCATGAACCAGCATTTCTGGCCGGAAAAGCGCGAGGACGTGCGCCGCGTGCTCATCGACGCCCTCGCGCTCAGCGGCGAAGGCGGTCGCGCGATCCTCAAATGGCAGTCCGAAGGCAAATTGCCGCCTGAACTCAAAGATCAGGCCGCTCTGGCCCTCAGCCGCAGCACCGATGCCGGTGTGCGCAACGAAGCCGCGAAGGCCCTGCCACTGCCCGCCGCGCAAGGGCTCGCCAACTTCCCCAAACTGCCCGAACTCATGCAGTTGAAGGGCGATGCCGCCAAAGGCCAAACCATGTTCACGCAAGCCGGCTGCGTGGCCTGCCATCGCGTCAAAGGCCAGTTCATCGACTTCGGCCCCGATTTGACGCAGATCGGTGCGAAGCTCAGCAAAGACGGCCTTTTCACCGCCATCCTCTACCCCAGCGCCGCCGTGGAGCACAGCTTCGTGGGCCTGAATGTGACCACGAAGGACGGACAGTCACTCACCGGTTATGTGGTGAGTGAAACCGACAGCGAGCTGACCCTGCGCATCGCTGGTGGAGCCTCCACCACCGTCAAAAAGGCCAATCTGGTCAAAAAAGACGAGCTGAAGGACTCACTGATGCCTCCAGGCCTCGCGGCCCCCATCGGCCCCCAAGGCCTTGCTGATCTCGTCGCATGGTTACAAGGCCTGCGCTGATGTGATGGCGAATCTCGGTCTTGATCCAGGGCTTACGCATGAAATCGAGAACAGAATCTAGAGGCTCTTCATTTTCCAACAGATTCAGGGAGGCCAACAGATTGATTAATGAAGGAAATCTGCTGGCCTCCCTGAATCTGCTGGAGATCATCTGTTCTCTGTCTTGAAATGGAGCGCAGAGTTTTGGTGCGAAAGCCCTGGTCTTGATCACACACAATTGCGGCCACGCTGGACATCTGTTCTGGGGAATGGTAGCGGCGCAGAATGTCCACCCCACTTGCAGCCTCATCCACGCGTGCCATGCGCCTCTCACTAGCGGTGGGTTTTCTCATGTTGGTGCTCAAAGTCGGTGCGTATGTGCTGACGGGCTCTGCGGCGATCCTGGGTGATGCAGCGGAGTCTGTCGTGCATGTCGCGGCAGTGATGTTCGCCACCTTCAGCCTGAGTTTACTGCAAAAGCCTGCGGATGACGATCATCCCTACGGCCATAGCAAGATCGCGTTTTTTTCCGCCGGCATCGAGGGGGCACTGATCATCCTGGCAGCGCTATTCATCATCTACGAGTCCGTACGGCGCTTGATCATGCATCTGCCACCGTCGAATCTGGACGCGGGCCTGCTGCTCACCACGCTGACTATCGCCATCAATGCGGCGCTGGGCTGGTATTTGATCCGCATGGGCAAAAAGGCCGGATCACTCATCCTCCAGGCCAATGGCAAACACGTACTCACCGATGTGTGGACCAGCCTCGGGGCGATCATCGGCCTGGGACTGGTGGCACTGACGGGGTGGTCTGGCTGGGACTCGGTCTGCGGCCTCATCATGGCGGGGAACATCATCTGGACTGGATACGGACTCATGCGGGAGAGCGTGGGAGGGCTGATGGACACGGCCGATCCACAGCTCAATGCCGCCCTGGATGCCGCACTGCGCCGCGAGACACAGAAGCATGGAGTAGAGTTCCACGCCCTACGCCACCGTGATGCAGGGGCCATGCACTACGTCGAGGTGCATCTGCTCTTTGATGATGCCATGCTGCTGCGTGATGCCCACCGCACCGCCACCCAGATCGAGCATGCGGTGCAAGCCAGCGTGGATCACCCGGTGCTCATCACCACGCATCTCGAATGCCTAGGCGATCACGATGAGCTGCATGAGAATGGGGAATCCAGTGACCCAAACCGCAAACTCGCTCCATGATCCCCCTCTCTGCGGATGCGCTGAATGTCCCCGAGTTGCCCTGGAATGTCTGTGTGCTCGATGAGGTGGGCTCCACCAGTGATTGGCTGAAGCAGCAGGCCGCGCAGCTGCCCACGGGCACGGTGGTCTTTGCCGAATCACAGACCGCCGGGCGTGGCAGGCGGGAGAATCGCTGGATCACGCCACCCGGCCGCGATTTGATGTTTTCCATGCTCCTACGGCCCGATGCAGAGCTCGAAAAATGGCCCCGCATCACCACCCTGGCGGCGCTAGCGCTCTGTCAGGCCGTGGAGGCGGAGCTACCACTCTCCCCACGTATCAAGTGGCCGAATGACATCTACCTCGATGGTGTAAAAATCGGCGGCTTGCTCGCAGAGACCGTCTCTGGACCAGCAGGCATGCTGCTGGTGCTAGGCATCGGCTTGAACGTCAATACGCTCGATTTCCCCCCAGAGATCGCCGCCACCTCTCTGCTCAAAAAGCTGGCTTCACCGACGCTGCGTGAGATCGACCGGAATTCACTCGCGGCGCAGGTCCTGAGTGCCTTGCACGCGGCTTTTCAGCGCATCGACAGCGGCTTCTGCGAGGCCGTGGCGGAGGTTCGTGAACGGAGCTGGCTGACCCAGCGCACCATCCGCGCCATGACGCCTACGGGAGAGATTTTTGGACGCGTGCTCGATCTGGATGAGGAAGGCCACCTCGTCCTCCAACTCGCGGATGGCAGCACGCATACACTCGCCAGCGCTGATCACGTCCGCGCCGTGTGCTGATGCAGTGCCGAGCCAATCCGGCGTGAATGGAATCCGCCCAGCCACGTCTGTGAAGGCGGTTTCAAGTAGGCAAAAACCGACTTGAAAGTG belongs to Verrucomicrobiaceae bacterium and includes:
- a CDS encoding right-handed parallel beta-helix repeat-containing protein, encoding MKSTLALLFLGLIAGLRAENAIRIDAAAYPTLQAALDALPAKGGIVVIPPGDYALSQPLILRNAETRLEGSGAATHLINQNTEGQPALSIRPPTLDKDKKAELWRVQIGNLRISGNEKSGDGIYAEKIQEIFLQGVSIDHHGGNGIHLNNCFEDPRINDCILTYNKLAGLQITGCHDIVVSGNHFEENQDALRCVDAFNLCATGNNIDDHLRHGIVIENTYGSVCSGNMIEECNGTAIILDRDCYGITLSANVIAHHLQGGIDLRDACGCAVSANTFVLCHGFGVRLAAASERDSITGNTFTNSYMGGGQLKRPLREHQNPMQIDAGGGVLLEAATDVTITGNTFAGLDTEAVKATPGSKGLLIANNLLRDCCKKLPPGSKPLNLSDAAGSIIKDNLGQE
- a CDS encoding NPCBM/NEW2 domain-containing protein; its protein translation is MRLALSLLFLPTLVFAAPKPLFQSKVIDTKTPNHSVDIDVSLEGAKELFLVVTDGGNGFTADWADWAEPRLILADGSEKKLTEIEWKSAQSGFGQVSVNANAGGKELRSAGKLIDYGIGTHANSVIAFNLPTGAKRFKARGALDEGGTKQGNSSSVTFAVYAENPGPITASDTNTAAHEPENATQQLDVHPECVVQLFASEPMMASPASIDIDHRGRVWVCEVVNYRKHNGERAEGDRILILEDTDGDAKADKSTVFHQGRDVDSAHGICVLGNKALISCGDDVFWLIDDNGDDKADHKELMFTKIGGAQHDHGIHAFHFGPDGRLYFNFGNAGKQLCDKDGNLITDIHGVKCTNQNNRPYQQGMVFRCELDGSNVEVLAWNFRNNWEVAVDSFGTMWQSDNDDDGNKGVRINYVMEFGNYGYSDEMTGEGWQVPRIGWESEIPQRHWHQNDPGVVPNMLLTGAGSPTGMQVYEGDLLPSIFHGQPIHCDAGPNVVRGYITQPDGAGYKAEIVNILEGTQNRWFRPSDVAVAPDGSLIVADWYDPGVGGHGMGDVTRGRLFRVTTKAAERYVMPKIKFMSDLKKAARTQFTSPNESARFEGWQMVKNMGETGQKVVEELWGDSRAIPQHRARALWALQCAPGLQPVNPTKVQNAIESAISPADELKLSSTLATAFSDPNPNIRITALRAARQLWQQKQPEKLREVIAKVVNDKSPAVRREAAIALRFDQNTDAPALWASIALNSWNYDRWIVEALGVSNEGREESRTAFIGDIEKQNDDGISAELILRQRDRGIPGFIADQLVAAADSQSQHFQKQPLRCLRSLQLLQYHHREEVAKAALTIFLKADAETALAATALLDRNAIASNPEAKTRLEALLKPVIGKADFVALVERLNLTGFEKELLDFISANPNAPESVNAARLIAANREGALRFLKDADAKSAKALIASLGRVSDRAAVAVMNQHFWPEKREDVRRVLIDALALSGEGGRAILKWQSEGKLPPELKDQAALALSRSTDAGVRNEAAKALPLPAAQGLANFPKLPELMQLKGDAAKGQTMFTQAGCVACHRVKGQFIDFGPDLTQIGAKLSKDGLFTAILYPSAAVEHSFVGLNVTTKDGQSLTGYVVSETDSELTLRIAGGASTTVKKANLVKKDELKDSLMPPGLAAPIGPQGLADLVAWLQGLR
- a CDS encoding cation transporter; this encodes MRLSLAVGFLMLVLKVGAYVLTGSAAILGDAAESVVHVAAVMFATFSLSLLQKPADDDHPYGHSKIAFFSAGIEGALIILAALFIIYESVRRLIMHLPPSNLDAGLLLTTLTIAINAALGWYLIRMGKKAGSLILQANGKHVLTDVWTSLGAIIGLGLVALTGWSGWDSVCGLIMAGNIIWTGYGLMRESVGGLMDTADPQLNAALDAALRRETQKHGVEFHALRHRDAGAMHYVEVHLLFDDAMLLRDAHRTATQIEHAVQASVDHPVLITTHLECLGDHDELHENGESSDPNRKLAP
- a CDS encoding biotin--[acetyl-CoA-carboxylase] ligase, with protein sequence MIPLSADALNVPELPWNVCVLDEVGSTSDWLKQQAAQLPTGTVVFAESQTAGRGRRENRWITPPGRDLMFSMLLRPDAELEKWPRITTLAALALCQAVEAELPLSPRIKWPNDIYLDGVKIGGLLAETVSGPAGMLLVLGIGLNVNTLDFPPEIAATSLLKKLASPTLREIDRNSLAAQVLSALHAAFQRIDSGFCEAVAEVRERSWLTQRTIRAMTPTGEIFGRVLDLDEEGHLVLQLADGSTHTLASADHVRAVC